In Candidatus Abawacabacteria bacterium, one DNA window encodes the following:
- a CDS encoding efflux RND transporter periplasmic adaptor subunit, whose protein sequence is GGMADSSMMEENTFTISAQRQQLIGVKLTEVKSQNINKTIRAVGNIVVDETKMVEVQTKFSGWIDKVFANQLGQHVKKGDPLFTIYSPELVATQEEYLLAWRGTKQFEHSEYKEVVSMDSLLNASRRRLSQWDISKEQIDALETTDKAERSITIYASASGHIIMKNALPNMQVTPDSKLYTIADHSRVWVNVDVFETDLAMIKLGQSAKMTVPAYPDKEFLGTVTFISPHLNGETRTLKVRLEFANPNILLKPEMYSNVEFEIPMGEKIVIPESAVIRTGKQNIAFVSLGKGSFALRNISLGMKFDGWYEVLSGLETNEQIVTSANFLVDAESKLQGVKSSWQEEESQKEK, encoded by the coding sequence AAGGTGGAATGGCTGACTCTTCTATGATGGAGGAAAATACTTTTACTATTTCTGCCCAACGTCAGCAATTAATAGGAGTTAAGCTAACTGAAGTTAAGTCACAAAACATTAATAAAACAATTCGTGCAGTTGGAAACATTGTAGTAGATGAAACAAAAATGGTTGAAGTTCAGACTAAATTTAGTGGTTGGATAGACAAAGTTTTTGCTAATCAATTAGGCCAACACGTTAAAAAAGGTGATCCACTATTTACTATTTACAGTCCAGAACTTGTGGCTACACAAGAAGAATATTTGCTTGCTTGGCGTGGTACAAAGCAGTTTGAACATAGTGAGTATAAAGAAGTTGTTAGCATGGATTCACTTCTAAACGCTTCAAGACGAAGGCTTTCACAATGGGATATTAGTAAAGAGCAAATTGATGCACTAGAAACAACAGACAAAGCTGAACGCAGTATCACAATTTATGCATCAGCCAGTGGTCATATTATTATGAAAAATGCTTTGCCTAATATGCAGGTAACTCCTGATAGCAAGCTTTATACAATTGCCGATCATAGTAGGGTTTGGGTCAATGTAGATGTATTTGAAACAGATTTAGCAATGATAAAGCTTGGTCAGTCAGCCAAAATGACCGTTCCTGCTTATCCTGATAAAGAATTTTTAGGCACAGTAACTTTTATTTCACCACACCTAAACGGCGAGACTCGCACACTCAAGGTAAGGCTAGAATTTGCTAATCCTAATATTCTACTAAAACCAGAAATGTACTCAAATGTTGAGTTTGAAATCCCTATGGGAGAGAAAATAGTTATTCCAGAATCTGCTGTTATTCGCACTGGGAAACAGAATATTGCTTTTGTTAGCTTAGGGAAGGGGAGTTTTGCACTTCGTAATATTTCATTAGGGATGAAATTTGATGGATGGTATGAAGTGCTAAGTGGGTTAGAAACAAATGAACAGATTGTCACATCAGCAAATTTTTTAGTTGATGCAGAAAGTAAGCTCCAAGGTGTTAAGTCCTCTTGGCAAGAGGAAGAAAGCCAAAAGGAGAAGTAA